Proteins encoded together in one Bos indicus isolate NIAB-ARS_2022 breed Sahiwal x Tharparkar chromosome 25, NIAB-ARS_B.indTharparkar_mat_pri_1.0, whole genome shotgun sequence window:
- the LOC139179648 gene encoding liprin-alpha-1-like, whose protein sequence is MSKKTCQAPMERDPLSHEEDLAKVIDLQEVIDKQEQSQMEERLAALFAHVTELKEDLDTAKKDLLKSEDVNRKLQQDVHKVSDGSCVCCPEVDCGSLVLPVISALAWLREQEQSSGEPATGCLPASALRSLG, encoded by the exons ATGAGCAAGAAAACATGCCAAGCGCCAATGGAAAG AGACCCTCTAAGCCACGAGGAAGACCTGGCTAAGGTGATCGACCTCCAGGAAGTCATAGACAAGCAGGAGCAGAGCCAGATGGAGGAGCGCCTGGCAGCCCTCTTTGCCCATGTGACAGAGCTGAAGGAGGACCTGGACACGGCCAAGAAGGACCTCCTCAAGTCCGAGGATGTGAACAGGAAACTGCAGCAGGATGTCCACAAAGTGAGTGACGGCAGCTGTGTCTGTTGTCCTGAGGTGGACTGTGGGTCCCTTGTTCTCCCGGTGATCTCAGCCTTGGCATGGCTGCGTGAGCAAGAGCAGAGCTCTGGCGAGCCCGCAACTGGCTGCCTCCCCGCCTCTGCATTGAGATCTCTGGGGTAG